In the Flavobacteriales bacterium genome, ACCATCCGTTTCACCAATATAAGAATTCTTTCCGAGTCAACAATGAAGATACCCATTAGGTTTATATTATTTACGTAATATTGTTGGTGAAAACCAGCACCATCGCTGTGAAATCCAACCGGGTAAAAATATTATTCCTACTGCCCGCTCTCTTATGCGGATTTGCATGGACTTTTTCAATTGAAAATCCGGATGCCAAAGAAATCATCCGGCGTGCCGAAGACAAACTGCGTGGCACCAGCAGTGAGGCTTCCATGTCCATGACTATTGTCAGGCCCAAATGGGAACGTACGCTGGATTTCAAAACATGGTCGAAAGGCACGGAACTTGCCATGATTCTAATAACCGGACCGGCAAGAGACAAGGGCACGGCCTTCTTGAAAAAAGGCAAAGAAGTATGGAACTGGCAACCGTCCATCGAACGTACCATTAAACTACCGCCATCCATGATGATGCAGTCCTGGATGGGGTCCGATTTCACCAATGATGATCTGGTCAAAGAATCTTCCACAGTTACCGATTACACCCACAAGCTTCTTAAGGATACCACCATTCAGAATCGCCCCTGCTGGACCCTGGAATTAATTCCTAAGGAAGATGCCGCCGTGGTGTGGGGCAAGGTGATCGTAATGATCGACAAGAAGGACTATATCCAGATGCGTGGCGAATTCTATGACGAGGATCTTTACCTCGTAAACATCATGCAAGCCGGGGACATCGGAATGCTTGACGGTAAAATGCTGGCAAAAAAGGTGGAAATGATCCCCGTGGACAAAAAAGGACATAAGACAGTTATTGAATACCACTCCCTTGTCTTCAACAAAGAATATCCCGACGAATTCTTTTCGGTAAGACAATTAAAAGATCTCCGCTGATATGACCTCCCGCCTGGCCTGGAGAAACCTGTGGAGAAACAAACGGCGATCCGCAATCACCATGGCCATGGTATTCCTGGCAGTCATTCTTTCTTCTCTGATGATGAGCCTCAAGGATGGAATCTATGACAACATGATCTCTTCCACCATGGGCACCTTCACCGGCTATGCCCAGGTGCATGCAAAAGGATACTGGGACGACAAGAGCCTTGACCTCAGTCTCGCGTTGTCTGATGAACAGCAACAGAAATTACTCAGTCACCCCAATGTAACCGGCTTACTACCCAGAATCCAGACAGGCGTTTTGGCCGCATCAGATAGCATCACCCGGTTTTCCATGGTGGTTGGCATCAACCCGGAGCTTGAAGAAGAAAATGCCCAGCTCTCTGAACGTGTATCCACAGGATCTTACCTCACATCGGAAGATCAAGCCATACTGGTAGGCGCCGGTCTTGCCGATTACCTGGAAGTGACCGCCGGGGATACCCTGGTGATGCTCGGACAAGGCTACCACGGCGCCAATGCTGCGGGAAAGTATGTCATCAAAGGATTGATCCACTTCGGCTCCCCCGAACTAAGCAATCGCCTGATCATCCTCCCCATCAAAGAAGCACAATGGCTTTTCAATATGGAGGGGTTGAATACCGGAATGATCATTCGTCTCAGGAATCCCGACAAGGTCGAGAAAACATGCCGGGAACTGGCAGGTTCCCTTGGACATGAACTGGAGATCATGTCATGGCAGGATATGAACCCGGAGCTTGTCCGCATGATCGAAACCGATACCATTGAAGGTTATGTATTCATGGTCATATTATACATCGTGATCTCATTCGGGTTGTTCGGGACCATGTTGATGATGCTCGCAGAAAGAAGCCATGAATTCGGTGTACTCGTAGCCATAGGTATGAGACGCATTCGCCTGGCAACCATGGTCTGGATGGAAATGTGCATCCTGTCGGTCATGGGTGCCATTGCGGGGATGGTTGGAGCGGTACCTGTTTGTGCCTGGTTCTATTATAACCCCATATCCCTGGGTGACGAAATGAAGGATATGGTGGAAGAATACGGAATAGAAGCGGTGATCCAATCATCCATAAACCCGACCATTTTTCTCCAGCATGGGGTCATTGTTTTCTTTCTGTCGACATTGATTGCCATCTACCCACTGATAAAACTTAGCGGCCTGAGTGCCATTAAAGCAATGAAAAGCTGATGATCATTCGTATCGCCTGGAAGAATATATGGCGGCAGCGTATCCGCAGTCTGGTGGTGATCATAGCCATTGCCATCGGGCTTTGGGCTGGACTCTTCGTCTCGGCCTTTGTTCGCGGTATGATGTCACAAAAGATCCGCAATGTGGTGGACCTGGAACTGGCGCACGTGCAAATCCATCACCCTGACTTCTCAGAAGACATGCTCGCCCGATTTACCATTCCTGGTGAAGACAGTATTATCTCAAGAATATCAAAGGACAAGCGCATAAAAGCCTGGTCTGAACGCGCCATGGTAAATGTCATGATGGCTACAGGAAATTATTCGGGTGGAATCAAAGTAACAGGCATCAATCCTGAACAGGAAAGTAAAATAACCATTCTCTCTAAACACGTTGTTGAGGGAACTTACTTTGATACCGATAAGCGCAATACCATTCTGATCAGCAAAAAGACAGCCGAAAAATATCACGCTGAGCTTCGCTCTAAAATGGTACTCCAATTTCAGGACAAAGACAGGAATATTGTGAGTGCTGCATTCCGTGTTTGTGGCATTTACGACTCAGGCAATCCCATGTATGACCAGGCCAATGCTTTTGTCAGATTGGAAGACCTGCAACGGCATCTGAATATCGGTCATGGTATCCATGAGATAGGAATCATGGCCGTAGATCATGATCTTGCCGAGCCACTAGCCAAGGATTATAGCAGTGCATTTCCGAGGCTTGATGTTGCGGCCTGGCTGGACCTCAGCACCGGCATGAGGCTGATGATCACAGCCATGGACACCTATATGTTCTACATCGTAGGTATTATTTTACTGGCCCTGTTATTCAGCATTGTGAACACGATGTTGATGGCTGTACTTGAAAGGGTACGTGAGATTGGTATGTTAATGGCGATAGGTATGACAAGGCGCAGGGTATTTTCTATGATCATGCTGGAAACGGTATTCCTTTCCCTCACCGGCGGACCGGCAGGCGTCTTACTTGCATGGTCAACTATTACCTGGTATGGGAAATACGGCTTCAATGTGCCCGGAGCGGCTTATGGAGACTTTGGTTTTTCAAACACGATCTACCCCTCGCTGAACGGAGGAAGTTATATCGACGTAACCATCATGGTACTTGTCATGTCCATCTTTGCAGCGGTATATCCTGCGATCAAGGCATTGAAACTAAAACCCGTGGAAGCGCTGAGAAAAATATAATGTGACATGCATATTATTGAAACAACCCAACTAAAAAAGGTCTACGAAGGTCCTGTACCCGTTTACGCGGTAAACGATGTGAACCTGACGTTTGATGCCGGTGAGTTCACCGCCATTGTCGGACCTTCCGGAAGCGGAAAAACAACACTGCTGAATCTGATTGGCGGTCTGGATCGCCCAACCTCAGGAGACATCACCGTTGCCGGTACGATCATGAATGAATTATCCGAAAATGAATTAATCCGGTTCCGGCTTCACAATATTGGTTTCGTGTTTCAGTCCTACAATCTTATTCCGGTGCTTACCGCAAGGGAAAATGCCGAATTCACCATGCTCTTACAGAAGCACCCGAAAAAAGAAAGACTGGAGCGGGTTGATCAACTATTAAAGGAAGTGGGACTTGCAGATCAGGCCTATAAAACTCCAGGCGCCTTATCCGGAGGGCAACAACAAAGGGTGGCTGTGGTACGTGCGCTGGCACCGAAGCCCAGGTTTGTTCTGGCTGATGAACCCACCGCCAACCTGGACGGGCATTCAGCAGAAAACCTACTCGACATCATGCTTAAACTGAACCGTGAAGAAAATGTCACCTTCATCTTCTCCACCCATGACAACCGTGTTATTGAACGAGCCCGGCGCGTGATCACACTTGAAGACGGAAAGATCGTATCGGATGAGGTCCGGAACAAACAATAGACGCATCCTTATCATCCTTCTGGTGTTCTGGTGCACAGTCGCAACCGCACAGGACAGTGTACCCGCCATCTCATACACCGTACGAGGATATGTAAAGGACCTCGTAACAATTAATCTGTATCAGCCGGGTGTGAATATCCCGGTGGATAACCTGATCCATAACCGGTTTAACTTCAAAGCTTATTATAAAAAATCCTTCAAAGGGGTGCTGGAAGTGAGGAACCGATTATTTGTGGGAAACACGGTAAAGGCAAATCCACAGCTTGCCGCTTTTGTAGATGATGAATGGCCCAACCAACTTGACATGTCGGCAACATGGGATCATCATCCTGACTGGGTGGCACAATGCAGGATTGACCGGTTATACCTGAACTGGGAAAAAGGAAAGATAGAAGTAACCGCCGGACGACAACGAATTAACTGGGGCATGGCACTAGCCTGGAATCCCAATGATATCTTCAATGCCTATTCATTTTTTGATTTTGATTATGAGGAGCGACCGGGAAGCGACGCCATCAGGGCTCAATACTACCTCGGGCAGGTTTCACGGATTGAAGTGGCCGCTCGCCCGGGAACCAAAGGCCGCGGGAGCACTGCCGCAGGACTGTGGCGTACAAATCGCTGGGGATACGACTTTCAGGCCCTTGCCGGTATCAGCGAACACCATGTCGTTTGGGGAGGTGCCTGGGCCGGTAATATCAAAACCTCAGGCTTCAAGGGGGAATTCAGTTTCTTTTACCCCTTCACTGCTGCCGACGGTAAATTCACTTCTGTCGTCACCATCATGGGGGACCTTACATTGAAGAATGGTCTCTATCTGGCGGGAGGCGCACTCTACCAAAGCACAGGGACTGCAAAATTTAACAACCAGAATCTACTGGCGTATCAGGTTTCCGCCCGAAGCCTGTCACCATTTCGACTTACAACCATGGTCCAGGCCATGGTTACTTTTCACCCGCTGGTATCGGGAGGTTTATCGTTGATGTATGCACCTACCGGACATGTATTCTTCTTCAACCCCACGGTATCGTGGTCCATGCGTCCCAACCTGGATCTGAGCCTTGTCGGTCAAACCGTTTACTACAACCCCGGCGATCAGTTTCATAAGGGTGCAAAGTATCTGTTTGTCCGTGTGAAGTATAGTTTCTGATCAAACAGATCCTGAGAGATTAGACATTAGAAGACCTTCTGAACCTTCCTTGCTAACAGAAAACCGCAATAAAAAAGGGGTGCCTTCCAATGAAGACACCCCTTCGGATTTCTCACTCACCTATGTCTTAGTTTTTCACGAGCCTTGTTCTTGCTCGATTTCCGTTCTGTTCCACTTCTACAATGTACATTCCGTTTGCATAAGAGGTCAGATCAACTTCCGCCAATTGACCTTGCACGGTCATCGCCTTCAACACCTGCCCCTGAAGGTTCATCAGTCGCAAGGTATAATCATTGCGTTCCAACTGAACCATGACCCTGTCGGCAGCCGGATTCGGAAACAATCCCAAAGAGGCTCTGAGTTGATCATCATCACCGATACCGGCACTGCAATCATAATGGAACTCTTGTGTGGTTACCCGGCTGTCAAAAACACCGGGAAGAGTTTGACGGGTGATAACCTCCTGATTACTCGCATAGGTATAAGCATACTGCAGGGCCTTTGTTCCGGCAGGGCCGAGTACTTCCGCATTATCAAAGGTGATGGTCAGGATGTTATTGGTATTGTAGAATGAGATCATGTCCGGCCCTTCTGTCACATACATCAATCGCTCTACATTCTTATATCCATCCATAGACGCACTCAACTCCAGTGTATCCGGTCCATTGCCCAGGTCTGCCACGAGATCGAGCTTTGATATGTTACCCCCACTCCACTGGATATTCTGAAACGAGGCCATGAATCCTTCCGGACTGCCTGAAATAGCAGTAGCATCGAGTAAAACAGCCGTCAGATTCGCTGAACCATCATAGGTCATATTATGCGCCATGGTCCAGGGCGAACCGTTGTCACCGGCTACATGTATCCTGCTGATCTTGTTGCTTCCGTTATATGAAATCGTTGAAGTTTGCCTTGGGCTGGTATTTCCCACATCCATGCGGTATACGTTCACCAATCTGTTGCTACCGTCATATTTCAGGCTATCATAGCTGTTATAGGAGGTCTGACCGGAATCCACCATAAACACACGGGATATCCTTCCTGATCCGTCATATTCATAGCTCTCATAACGTGTCTGATCCTCTCCGGCTATGATCGAATCGGTGAGTAGCTTACACTGTGCAGAGGCTGCAGAAGCAAAAAAGGTGGCTGAGATAATAAGGAGTAGCGGTTTTCTCATCATATTAATTTTAGTGAATGTTCTATGAGTTGCCCCTTTGTACGAACGAATACCCTTAGGGTTTTGCACAATCCCGTTCATCCGGCGAAACCTCTGCCATCACCGTAAAAAAAACCGGTGCAGGTCATGTGACAGACTTGCACCGGCAGGATTAACTAAAAACGTTGACTGAGATTATTCTACCAGGATCACGAGATACTTTGATGAGGACCAGAAAGCATCAGGATCTTTGATAAGCAGTTTATCCACCTTACCATCCTCTCCCTGCCATTCATATGAACTGTCGGGATGAGAAGAAATGAGCTTGGCCGTTTTCACATAGAGTGGGATCTCAGGCATTTCCCGAATATCAATCTTTCGGAAGTAGTCCTTGTTGAAATTGCTCATGAGTTTCTTCATCCTTCCGATGCCAATGAAGCCGCCTTCTTTTGTGAGGATACCATTCTCACTTAGCTCCTTATATGAACCGTAGGCATACCAGGCGCTATTCAGCTCCGACTCTTTGTCCGACAACTCCTGAATCCGTTGATTGTATTCATTGAACAGCATTTCCAGTTTATCATTAACCTTGAAAAGTTCCTGTTGCAACTTGCTGATCTCCGCATCCTTTTGTTGTATCTGCTCCACCAACTTTTCGATACGTTTGTTCAATGCTTCGATCTGTACGTTGGATCTGCTGAGTTTTGAGCTCATGGAAGCGATCTTCTCCTTATTCTTCTGCATCAACTCCTGGATAAGCTGGATATCCGCAATGATCTGTTCCTGCTGGGCAGGTCGCAGCTCACGGTCGCTCGTCTGTTCCACAAGCAGGCCTTCCTTTGCCTTAATGGTGTTGAGGTTCCCTTCAATCTCATCCAGGGTTCCGAAATAAGCGGTGAGTAGAGAATCCTTCTCTGTGGCTACCTGATTCAACCGGATATTCTCCAGTCTCATTTTTTCCAGTTCAGGATTGGTTTCTTCGGATGATTCACCGGCACACGCCATCAGAAACAGCGCCGAGGCCAGGCCAACATAGTATTTTTTCATGAAGCTCAATTCAATGATTGGGTTTACCACGAATGTACGGATTCTAAGAAAAGCAAACAGGAATTATCGTTATATTTGTACATGCTTCAACGTTCCATTTATTTTATTGTTGGCATTTCAGTTCTAACCTGGTTGGGATGCAATTCCTCGGGTACGGAAAGTGATCATAAATCGGAAATCGCCTCACGACAACTTCCGGAGCCATTCGGAGACTACTGGTATCAATCCAAAGCCGAGATCAACCGTTATGATCTTTACCAGGAACGGTACGGAGAAATCCGAAACGGTGACGCTATCCTGATTTTTGTTACGGAAGATTTTTTGCCGGGGAAACAAGTGAAGGCCGATGATTTCCGGAATCCCGATGCGAAAAAAGTTATGAAACTGAACCACATCCGGAAATTCGTTACCGGCATTTACGACTATTCCGTTATGACTTCGGTCTTCGTGCCTCTTTACACCATGGAAGGCGCCTGGAAGATATCGACCTCTTCTCAGGAATGGTGCGGACATTCCTGGATTCAGCTCAACAAGCAAAATGGTCGCTGGGCAGTTGAAGGACATTCCTATTTTGAGAAAGAAGCGGATACCTCCTATACCCTTCCGGACGCCTGGACAGAAGATGAGTTAATGATATGGGCCAGGCTTGATCCGGAACAACTTCCCACAGGCCCCATAGACATGATCCCTTCTGCACTGGGAAGCCGCCTCTACCATCATCCGAGCAGCATCAACCATGCCGAAGCATCCTGGGAGGAAAGTCTCGGCGATACACTTGTATACCAGGTTGACTTTACCGAGCAAAAGCATAAAGTCATTCTCTATATCCAAAAAGCATTCCCCCATCAGATCTGGGGTTGGGATGAAAGTCCCGTGGGTAAAAGTGATCAGCCGGAACTTTATACCAGGGCCAGACTCAGACAAACTATACTTGAGCCTTACTGGCAGCAAAATGCGGTGAAAGACAGCGTGGAACGTGTTAGGTTGATGATGTGATGACCTGCCAGCCGAAGCGCCGGGCTAATGCGGGGCAGGCTGGTGTGCTGATTTGAAAATGTGCCTTCCAGGCGTTGGCTATTATCATCTCTTCTTTATCTATTGTCTGGTGTCTAATATCTACTAACACCCCTGCGTACACCTATGCAAACCTTATTCCGGAAACCCAACGCGTTACGTCCTGCCTACTGCCTACTGCCTACTATCTACTATCTACTCTCAACTTCCCACCAACCTCAATGCCCCAAATCACTCTTTCGTTTACCTGTAAAGAAGAGCAGTAAGCTTTCCGCAGCCTTCATCAGAATGTAGCTAAGCCAGTCGGTCATACCCGACAGATGTCCGCCGATTCCACCGTGCGAAACGGACCTGATCCGGACACATTGATTGTCCATCAGCCATTGTAAATGTTCGGAGAATACCTTCACATGAACCGGCGCATCCACCTCCGCATTCATTTCCAGACTTCCATAATCACTCAGGTGATTCAGGTTGTATGAGCCGACTGTAATCCAACGATCATCTACCAACGCCACTTTACCATGCACTACGCCAGGCTGGTATTCATAAATTTCCATGCCTGACTTCATCATCCAACGATAAAGGAATCGCGATGCCGCGCGCATCAACGGGATGTCGGAAACAGATGACATGACAAAACGGATGCGCACGCCCCTGGCTGCAGCCTCTTCCAATCTTTTCTTGATTCTTCTTCCCGGCAGGAAGTAACTGGCCACAATCATGATATCATCCGATGCCATGGATACCGCCTCCCGATAAGACCTCGATATTTCCGACCTACCCACCAACCAGTCGTTCCGGCGAATCAGGAGTCGACCATGGTCATCTTTCAGGCCATATTCTGTCGACCTGATCCTGGCCAACCGCACATGTTGCTTATTGAACAACGCTTCCGCAATCTCGTGCAACTGCACCGCAGGTTCTCCGACTATGTGAACACCGAAATCCAGCCACGGCTTTCCTTGCACCCCTTTGTATTTGTCTGCGATATTAATTCCTCCAAGGACGGCCTCCCGCCGGTCCGCAACGATCAACTTGTGATGAAGCCTCCTGCCATAGGGATGCCTGGAAGACAAGGTCAGGTGACCGAACATCCTGAAACGAATGCCAGACTTTAAACAACGCTCCTTATAACGATGTGCGAATCCTGCCGACCCGAAATCATCCAGGAGCAGATAAACCGAAACACCCCGTGCAGATGCTGCTTCCAACTGCTCAAGCATCTCCATGCCGGTTTGGTCATAATCAAATATGTACACCTGCAGATGAAGGACGGTTCGCGCCCGGGAAATCAATGATTCTGCAGCCTTAAAGAAATCCGGACCGCTTAGCAACCAATCCAGTTCAGCCTTATTCATATGGAACGGATCAAAATTTGCAGATACATTTATGGAATTGTCCGGCGACACTCATCTCATTAAAAACAGAAAAGTTATGCGCCTAAAAATAAACACATTCGTCACGAGAAACCATGGATTAGGTCATCTCTTTGCAGGAAAGGCCATGAAACTGTTCCTGGCCCTGATCTTTTTACATGGATCGGTATGTTTTTCGCAATCACTGGAACCCTTTCCGGCAGACGCTATTTCCAACGGAAATTGTTATGCAAAATCCGATTTACCCGACACCGTGAGCCCGGGGGGATTTGGTATTACAGACAATACATCCAAAGATCTGCGAACCGACATGAAAACTAAAAAGGAGCTATATCTCCGAATGGAAGAACATGAGCACGCCGCCTTTCGCCAGAGATATGAAGGGCAAATGCTTTATCTGATCAACAACACATCCGATTATCAAACGTATCCTGCGGCAGACAGCCGGCTATATCTGACGGCCGAACGCCTCACTGACACAGGATGGGTGGCCGTTGAAAACATCCCACCCAGTCCGTG is a window encoding:
- a CDS encoding outer membrane lipoprotein-sorting protein, producing MKTSTIAVKSNRVKILFLLPALLCGFAWTFSIENPDAKEIIRRAEDKLRGTSSEASMSMTIVRPKWERTLDFKTWSKGTELAMILITGPARDKGTAFLKKGKEVWNWQPSIERTIKLPPSMMMQSWMGSDFTNDDLVKESSTVTDYTHKLLKDTTIQNRPCWTLELIPKEDAAVVWGKVIVMIDKKDYIQMRGEFYDEDLYLVNIMQAGDIGMLDGKMLAKKVEMIPVDKKGHKTVIEYHSLVFNKEYPDEFFSVRQLKDLR
- a CDS encoding ABC transporter permease, with the protein product MTSRLAWRNLWRNKRRSAITMAMVFLAVILSSLMMSLKDGIYDNMISSTMGTFTGYAQVHAKGYWDDKSLDLSLALSDEQQQKLLSHPNVTGLLPRIQTGVLAASDSITRFSMVVGINPELEEENAQLSERVSTGSYLTSEDQAILVGAGLADYLEVTAGDTLVMLGQGYHGANAAGKYVIKGLIHFGSPELSNRLIILPIKEAQWLFNMEGLNTGMIIRLRNPDKVEKTCRELAGSLGHELEIMSWQDMNPELVRMIETDTIEGYVFMVILYIVISFGLFGTMLMMLAERSHEFGVLVAIGMRRIRLATMVWMEMCILSVMGAIAGMVGAVPVCAWFYYNPISLGDEMKDMVEEYGIEAVIQSSINPTIFLQHGVIVFFLSTLIAIYPLIKLSGLSAIKAMKS
- a CDS encoding ABC transporter permease — translated: MIIRIAWKNIWRQRIRSLVVIIAIAIGLWAGLFVSAFVRGMMSQKIRNVVDLELAHVQIHHPDFSEDMLARFTIPGEDSIISRISKDKRIKAWSERAMVNVMMATGNYSGGIKVTGINPEQESKITILSKHVVEGTYFDTDKRNTILISKKTAEKYHAELRSKMVLQFQDKDRNIVSAAFRVCGIYDSGNPMYDQANAFVRLEDLQRHLNIGHGIHEIGIMAVDHDLAEPLAKDYSSAFPRLDVAAWLDLSTGMRLMITAMDTYMFYIVGIILLALLFSIVNTMLMAVLERVREIGMLMAIGMTRRRVFSMIMLETVFLSLTGGPAGVLLAWSTITWYGKYGFNVPGAAYGDFGFSNTIYPSLNGGSYIDVTIMVLVMSIFAAVYPAIKALKLKPVEALRKI
- a CDS encoding ABC transporter ATP-binding protein is translated as MHIIETTQLKKVYEGPVPVYAVNDVNLTFDAGEFTAIVGPSGSGKTTLLNLIGGLDRPTSGDITVAGTIMNELSENELIRFRLHNIGFVFQSYNLIPVLTARENAEFTMLLQKHPKKERLERVDQLLKEVGLADQAYKTPGALSGGQQQRVAVVRALAPKPRFVLADEPTANLDGHSAENLLDIMLKLNREENVTFIFSTHDNRVIERARRVITLEDGKIVSDEVRNKQ
- a CDS encoding T9SS type A sorting domain-containing protein — translated: MRKPLLLIISATFFASAASAQCKLLTDSIIAGEDQTRYESYEYDGSGRISRVFMVDSGQTSYNSYDSLKYDGSNRLVNVYRMDVGNTSPRQTSTISYNGSNKISRIHVAGDNGSPWTMAHNMTYDGSANLTAVLLDATAISGSPEGFMASFQNIQWSGGNISKLDLVADLGNGPDTLELSASMDGYKNVERLMYVTEGPDMISFYNTNNILTITFDNAEVLGPAGTKALQYAYTYASNQEVITRQTLPGVFDSRVTTQEFHYDCSAGIGDDDQLRASLGLFPNPAADRVMVQLERNDYTLRLMNLQGQVLKAMTVQGQLAEVDLTSYANGMYIVEVEQNGNRARTRLVKN
- a CDS encoding septum formation inhibitor Maf, with the protein product MLQRSIYFIVGISVLTWLGCNSSGTESDHKSEIASRQLPEPFGDYWYQSKAEINRYDLYQERYGEIRNGDAILIFVTEDFLPGKQVKADDFRNPDAKKVMKLNHIRKFVTGIYDYSVMTSVFVPLYTMEGAWKISTSSQEWCGHSWIQLNKQNGRWAVEGHSYFEKEADTSYTLPDAWTEDELMIWARLDPEQLPTGPIDMIPSALGSRLYHHPSSINHAEASWEESLGDTLVYQVDFTEQKHKVILYIQKAFPHQIWGWDESPVGKSDQPELYTRARLRQTILEPYWQQNAVKDSVERVRLMM